A region from the Inhella inkyongensis genome encodes:
- the gshA gene encoding glutamate--cysteine ligase has translation MVPHLITAQSGPINELEERILESMPAIERWFRLEWMEHTPPFYSAVDVRNAGFKLAPMDTVLHPQAFNQLDRAMLPLAVQAAMAAIEKICPEAKNLLLIPEAQVRDAGYLSHLSTLVRIFRQAGLNVRLGSLDADIQSPTPLRTLEGEDLVLEPLLRQRGRLGLKDFDPCTILLNSELAGGVPQLLKHLDEQYLLPPLHAAWAVRRRSQHFRAYDELAKRFAKLLGMDPWLINPMFGQCDRVNEGDGSGLACAQTQVDAVLSKIRRKYKDYGITERPFVVLKADDGSQRLAGVTVYDAKDLEALNLGQGAPSEMLIQEGVPTRERVDAAAAEPVVYMMDRYVVGGFYRLHAERRPDEDLNVAGARFEPLAFAQAAQLPRPGGQPGASVPNRFYMYGVVARLAMLAASYELEAADPEREELEASAS, from the coding sequence AAAGCGGCCCCATCAACGAACTGGAGGAACGCATCCTGGAGTCCATGCCGGCCATCGAGCGCTGGTTTCGGCTGGAATGGATGGAGCACACGCCGCCCTTCTACAGCGCCGTGGATGTGCGCAATGCCGGTTTCAAGCTGGCACCGATGGATACCGTTCTGCATCCACAGGCCTTCAACCAACTGGATCGGGCCATGTTGCCCCTGGCCGTGCAGGCGGCCATGGCGGCCATTGAGAAGATCTGCCCCGAGGCCAAGAACCTGCTGCTGATCCCGGAAGCGCAGGTGCGCGATGCCGGCTATCTGAGCCATCTGTCGACTCTGGTGCGCATCTTTCGGCAGGCGGGGCTGAATGTGCGACTGGGCAGTTTGGATGCCGATATTCAAAGCCCGACCCCGCTTCGCACCCTGGAGGGTGAGGACCTGGTGCTGGAGCCCTTGCTGCGCCAGCGGGGGCGGCTGGGGCTGAAGGACTTTGACCCCTGCACCATCTTGCTCAATAGCGAGCTGGCCGGCGGCGTGCCGCAGCTGCTCAAGCATCTGGATGAGCAATACCTGCTTCCCCCTTTGCATGCGGCCTGGGCGGTGCGGCGGCGCAGTCAGCACTTCAGGGCCTATGACGAGTTGGCCAAGCGCTTTGCCAAGCTGCTGGGCATGGACCCCTGGCTGATCAACCCCATGTTTGGCCAATGCGATCGCGTCAATGAAGGCGATGGCAGTGGCCTGGCCTGTGCGCAGACTCAGGTGGACGCGGTGCTCAGCAAGATCCGACGCAAGTACAAGGACTACGGCATCACCGAGCGGCCCTTTGTGGTGCTCAAGGCCGACGATGGCTCGCAACGCCTAGCGGGCGTGACCGTCTACGACGCCAAGGACCTGGAGGCGCTGAATCTGGGCCAAGGGGCGCCCAGCGAGATGCTGATCCAGGAGGGCGTGCCAACGCGGGAGCGGGTGGATGCGGCCGCCGCAGAACCCGTCGTGTACATGATGGATCGCTATGTGGTCGGGGGCTTCTATCGCTTGCACGCTGAGCGTCGCCCCGACGAGGACTTGAATGTGGCTGGCGCTCGCTTCGAACCTCTGGCCTTTGCACAAGCGGCCCAGTTGCCCCGCCCGGGGGGGCAGCCAGGCGCCAGCGTGCCCAACCGCTTCTACATGTACGGCGTGGTGGCGCGCTTGGCCATGCTGGCGGCCAGCTACGAGCTGGAAGCTGCCGACCCCGAGCGTGAGGAGCTGGAGGCCAGCGCATCCTGA
- a CDS encoding potassium transporter Kup, which yields MAAHAGLTLGALGVVYGDIGTSPLYALREVFHSAHLPVTPGNVLGVLSLLFWTMTVVVSFKYVLLILRADNNGEGGLIAMLALATQAVKSKPVLRARLMLLGLFGTAIFFGDAVITPAMTVLGAVEGIDVYAPAYHGLILPLTLLILAGLFAFQRLGTGTVGKSFGPIMLVWFVALVALGLPQVWAHPEVLAALDPRYAIDFGLTHKTIAFVALGAAVLVVTGGEALYADMGHFGKRPIRWAWYGLVMPALAVNYFGQGALLLSNPEAIKNPFFLLAPDWAEIPLFGLATLAAAVASQALITASFSVSKQAMQLGILPRMRIHHTSVKEVGQIYVPAVNWALFAFVVVAVVFFGSSSKMAGAYGVAVTMDMTITTILTFFVIRHGWGYPLALCVAATGAFFVIDVTFLASNLLKVPSGGWFPLAIGIWMFTLMLTWKQGRRLLSDKLREDSIDLKSFLQAVFVSPPTRVAGTAVFLSGEPGITPNALLHNLKHNKVLHEENVFVTVRHHERPWIGFDRRVEVESLGNNCWQATLHFGFKNEPDVPEALALLRQHGIQLDDMDTSYFLSRDIVIPTIGSGMALWREKLFASMHRNAAGIADFLHLPANRVVELGSKVEI from the coding sequence TTGGCTGCGCATGCCGGCCTGACCCTGGGCGCCCTGGGCGTCGTTTACGGTGATATCGGCACCAGCCCGCTCTATGCGCTGCGCGAGGTGTTCCATTCGGCCCATCTGCCGGTCACGCCGGGCAATGTGCTGGGCGTGCTGTCGCTGCTGTTCTGGACCATGACCGTGGTGGTCTCGTTCAAGTACGTGCTGCTCATCCTGCGAGCCGACAACAATGGCGAGGGCGGGCTCATCGCCATGCTGGCTCTGGCCACCCAGGCGGTGAAGAGCAAACCGGTGCTGCGCGCTCGCCTGATGCTGCTGGGCCTGTTCGGGACGGCGATCTTTTTTGGTGACGCCGTCATCACACCGGCGATGACGGTGCTCGGTGCGGTCGAGGGCATCGATGTCTATGCACCGGCCTATCACGGACTGATCCTGCCCCTGACCCTGTTGATCCTGGCGGGCTTGTTTGCCTTTCAGCGTTTGGGCACCGGCACGGTGGGCAAGAGCTTCGGTCCCATCATGCTGGTCTGGTTTGTGGCCCTGGTGGCCTTGGGCCTGCCCCAAGTGTGGGCCCACCCCGAGGTGCTTGCCGCACTGGACCCGCGCTACGCCATCGACTTCGGCCTGACGCACAAGACCATCGCCTTTGTGGCGCTGGGCGCGGCGGTGCTGGTGGTGACGGGCGGCGAGGCGCTCTATGCCGATATGGGGCACTTCGGCAAGCGCCCGATCCGCTGGGCCTGGTATGGCCTGGTGATGCCGGCCTTGGCCGTCAATTACTTTGGCCAGGGCGCGCTGCTGCTCAGCAACCCCGAGGCCATCAAAAACCCCTTCTTCCTGCTGGCGCCGGATTGGGCTGAGATCCCGCTGTTTGGCCTTGCCACGCTGGCGGCGGCGGTGGCCTCGCAGGCGCTCATCACGGCCAGCTTCTCGGTCAGCAAACAGGCCATGCAGCTGGGCATCCTGCCGCGCATGCGCATCCACCACACCTCGGTCAAGGAGGTCGGCCAGATCTATGTGCCGGCGGTCAACTGGGCGCTGTTTGCCTTTGTGGTGGTGGCCGTGGTGTTCTTTGGCTCCAGCAGCAAGATGGCCGGGGCCTATGGCGTGGCGGTGACGATGGACATGACCATCACCACCATCCTGACCTTCTTTGTGATCCGCCACGGCTGGGGCTATCCGCTGGCCCTGTGCGTCGCCGCCACCGGCGCCTTCTTCGTCATCGACGTGACCTTCCTGGCCTCCAACCTGCTCAAGGTGCCCAGTGGCGGTTGGTTCCCGCTCGCCATCGGCATTTGGATGTTCACGTTGATGCTGACTTGGAAGCAGGGCCGGCGCCTGCTGTCCGACAAGCTGCGCGAGGACTCGATCGACCTGAAGAGCTTCCTGCAGGCCGTCTTTGTCAGCCCGCCCACGCGGGTGGCTGGCACGGCGGTGTTCCTTTCGGGCGAGCCCGGCATCACGCCCAATGCGCTGCTGCACAACCTCAAGCACAACAAGGTGCTGCACGAGGAGAACGTGTTCGTCACCGTGCGGCATCACGAGCGGCCTTGGATCGGTTTCGACCGCCGCGTCGAGGTTGAAAGCCTGGGCAACAACTGCTGGCAGGCCACCCTGCACTTCGGTTTCAAGAACGAGCCGGATGTTCCTGAGGCCTTGGCCCTGTTGCGTCAGCATGGCATCCAGCTGGATGACATGGACACCAGCTACTTCCTGAGCCGCGACATCGTGATTCCGACCATCGGCTCGGGCATGGCCCTGTGGCGGGAAAAGCTGTTTGCCAGCATGCATCGCAACGCGGCCGGGATTGCCGACTTCCTGCATTTGCCGGCGAATCGGGTGGTGGAGTTGGGTTCAAAAGTCGAGATCTGA
- a CDS encoding benzoate/H(+) symporter BenE family transporter, which translates to MPLSRQDLPALVAGFVAVLVGFTSSVALVFQAAQALGATSAQTASWIWALGLGTGLTSIALSWATRQPVLTAWSTPGSALIAASAGLSLAEGVGAFVVCGALIAVAGFSGLFERLMNRIPASIAASLLAGVLARFGLDAVTAAPAALPLVGAMLLAYLAGRRWWPRYAVPGVLVLGLVLAASWGQIGPMTLKGGWASPEWVSPRFSLQGLVGLALPLFVVTMASQNLPGVAAQRAAGVRVPLSPVIGATGVVTLVLAPFGAFAINLAAITAAICMGREAHEDPARRWLAPVAAGLFYILLGLAGGAVVTLFAALPKALVLAVAALALLGAIGNGLAAGMKEEGERDAAVLTFLITLSGVQIAGIGAPFWAVLVGLLALALRRT; encoded by the coding sequence ATGCCACTCTCGCGCCAGGATCTCCCCGCCCTGGTCGCCGGCTTCGTGGCCGTGCTGGTGGGCTTCACCAGCTCGGTGGCCCTGGTGTTCCAAGCGGCCCAGGCCCTAGGCGCCACGTCGGCGCAGACGGCGTCCTGGATCTGGGCCCTGGGCCTGGGCACGGGCCTCACATCCATCGCGCTTTCGTGGGCCACGCGCCAGCCGGTGCTGACCGCCTGGAGCACGCCGGGTTCTGCCCTGATTGCGGCCAGCGCGGGCTTGAGCCTGGCCGAAGGGGTGGGCGCCTTTGTGGTCTGTGGGGCGCTCATCGCGGTGGCAGGCTTCAGCGGCTTGTTCGAGCGCCTGATGAACCGCATCCCTGCCAGCATCGCCGCCAGTTTGTTGGCGGGGGTGTTGGCCCGCTTCGGCTTGGATGCCGTCACGGCTGCGCCCGCCGCCTTGCCCCTGGTGGGCGCCATGCTGCTGGCCTATCTGGCAGGGCGGCGTTGGTGGCCGCGCTATGCCGTGCCCGGGGTGTTGGTGCTGGGCTTGGTGCTGGCTGCCAGCTGGGGTCAGATCGGCCCCATGACGCTGAAGGGTGGGTGGGCGAGCCCGGAGTGGGTGAGCCCGCGCTTTAGCTTGCAGGGCCTGGTGGGGCTGGCCCTGCCCTTGTTCGTCGTCACCATGGCCTCGCAGAACCTGCCCGGGGTGGCAGCCCAGCGGGCGGCGGGCGTGCGGGTGCCGCTGTCGCCGGTGATCGGGGCGACCGGTGTGGTCACCCTGGTGCTGGCGCCCTTTGGGGCCTTCGCCATCAACCTGGCCGCCATCACCGCGGCGATCTGCATGGGTCGCGAGGCGCATGAGGACCCAGCGCGGCGCTGGCTCGCACCCGTGGCTGCGGGTCTGTTCTACATCTTGCTGGGTTTGGCCGGGGGCGCGGTGGTGACCTTGTTTGCTGCCCTGCCCAAAGCCCTGGTGCTGGCGGTGGCGGCCCTGGCCTTGCTGGGCGCCATCGGCAATGGTCTGGCCGCCGGCATGAAGGAGGAGGGCGAGCGCGACGCGGCGGTGCTGACCTTTCTGATCACGCTCTCGGGCGTGCAGATCGCCGGCATTGGCGCGCCCTTCTGGGCGGTGCTGGTGGGCCTGCTGGCGCTGGCCCTGCGCCGGACTTGA
- a CDS encoding FeoA family protein, with protein MTLDRLPLLQPATVRALGGAAMGWAQQLQDLGFEPGETVRVLRRAPWGGDPLVVQVGATRFALRRAEAACVELQPQK; from the coding sequence ATGACCCTGGATCGACTTCCCCTGCTGCAGCCTGCCACCGTGCGCGCCCTGGGCGGCGCGGCCATGGGTTGGGCGCAGCAGTTGCAGGACCTGGGCTTCGAGCCGGGCGAGACCGTGCGGGTGCTGCGCCGTGCGCCCTGGGGCGGCGACCCGTTGGTGGTGCAGGTGGGGGCCACCCGCTTCGCCCTGCGTCGCGCCGAGGCGGCCTGCGTCGAACTGCAGCCGCAGAAATGA
- the feoB gene encoding ferrous iron transporter B — translation MNSAIVHVHPPGRLLALLGNPNCGKTALFNRLTGSRQKVANYAGVTVERKEGRLQTEAGERLRLLDLPGTYSLHPRSPDERVTRDVLAGQAVGEKRPDLLLCVVDASNLRRHLRLVLAAQRQGLPCVLVLNMADVAERRGLQIDPQALSHELGLPVVRAVAVQGQGVAELRALLDDPAVWRPAPPPPSDADDGQRIAAMLTRLGLDRALPPGPTERIDRWVLHPWLGPLLMALLMFAMFQAVFAWAEAPKALIQAGANALGQWLGPALEGLGAPGWLRSLAVDGLVAGLGGVLVFLPQILILFAFILVLEESGYLPRAAYLLDRWMGGLGLSGRSFIPLLSSFACAIPGIMATRSIANPRDRKVTMALAPLMTCSARLPVYALLIGAFVPARPLAGGVELQGLVLFALYLAGILSAAAVAWVLKRLTARGEVRTLMMELPEYHWPRVRNLGIGLLQRAWIFLRRVGGIILLLTLAMWLLASFPGAPEGATRPAIEYSLAGQIGRALAGLFEPIGFNWQIAIALVPGLAAREVAVGALATVYALSAEGDALSQALAQQWSLATALALLAWYVVAPQCLSTLAAIRRESGSWRMPLGVAAAYFGLAYLVAGLTYRMALRLSGS, via the coding sequence ATGAATTCCGCCATTGTTCATGTGCACCCGCCGGGCCGCCTGCTGGCTCTGCTGGGCAACCCCAACTGCGGCAAGACGGCGCTCTTCAATCGCCTGACCGGCAGCCGCCAGAAGGTGGCGAATTACGCCGGCGTGACCGTGGAGCGCAAGGAAGGCCGCCTGCAGACCGAGGCCGGCGAGCGCCTGCGCCTGCTGGATCTGCCCGGCACCTACAGCCTGCATCCGCGCAGCCCCGACGAGCGCGTGACCCGCGATGTCCTGGCTGGCCAGGCGGTGGGTGAAAAGCGCCCCGACCTGCTGCTCTGTGTGGTGGATGCGAGCAATCTGCGCCGGCATCTGCGCCTGGTGCTGGCCGCGCAGCGCCAGGGTCTGCCCTGTGTGCTGGTGCTGAACATGGCCGATGTGGCCGAGCGTCGCGGTCTGCAGATTGACCCCCAGGCCTTGAGTCATGAACTGGGCCTGCCGGTGGTGCGGGCGGTGGCCGTGCAGGGCCAGGGGGTGGCCGAATTGCGGGCCCTGCTGGACGATCCGGCGGTTTGGCGCCCGGCGCCGCCGCCGCCCAGCGACGCCGACGACGGCCAGCGCATCGCCGCGATGCTGACGCGCCTGGGCCTGGACCGTGCGCTGCCGCCTGGGCCCACCGAGCGCATCGACCGCTGGGTGCTGCACCCCTGGCTGGGCCCCTTGTTGATGGCTCTGCTGATGTTCGCCATGTTCCAGGCCGTGTTCGCCTGGGCGGAGGCGCCCAAGGCGCTGATTCAGGCCGGTGCCAACGCGCTGGGCCAATGGCTGGGCCCGGCCCTGGAGGGGCTGGGCGCACCCGGCTGGCTGCGCAGCTTGGCCGTCGACGGCCTGGTGGCCGGCCTGGGCGGGGTGCTGGTGTTTCTGCCGCAGATCCTGATCCTGTTCGCCTTCATCCTGGTGCTGGAGGAAAGCGGCTATCTGCCGCGCGCGGCCTATCTGCTGGACCGCTGGATGGGCGGCCTGGGCCTGTCGGGCCGCAGCTTCATTCCGCTGCTTTCGAGCTTCGCCTGCGCCATCCCCGGCATCATGGCCACGCGCTCGATTGCCAACCCGCGCGACCGCAAGGTCACCATGGCCCTGGCGCCGCTGATGACCTGTTCGGCGCGCTTGCCGGTCTACGCCTTGCTGATCGGCGCCTTTGTTCCGGCGCGCCCGCTGGCTGGCGGGGTGGAGTTGCAGGGTCTGGTGCTGTTTGCCCTCTATCTGGCGGGCATCCTCAGCGCGGCGGCGGTGGCCTGGGTGCTCAAGCGTTTGACCGCGCGCGGCGAGGTGCGCACGCTGATGATGGAACTGCCCGAATACCACTGGCCGCGTGTGCGCAATCTGGGCATCGGCCTGCTGCAGCGGGCCTGGATCTTTCTGCGCCGCGTGGGCGGCATCATCCTGCTGCTCACCCTGGCGATGTGGCTGCTGGCCAGCTTTCCCGGGGCGCCCGAGGGGGCCACGCGGCCGGCCATTGAATACAGCCTGGCCGGTCAGATCGGCCGTGCGTTGGCCGGGCTGTTCGAGCCCATCGGCTTCAATTGGCAGATCGCCATCGCCCTGGTGCCCGGGCTGGCGGCGCGCGAGGTGGCCGTGGGCGCTCTGGCCACGGTCTATGCGCTATCGGCCGAGGGCGATGCGCTCTCGCAGGCCCTGGCCCAGCAGTGGTCGCTCGCCACCGCCCTGGCCTTGCTGGCCTGGTATGTGGTGGCGCCGCAATGCCTGAGCACCTTGGCCGCCATCCGCCGCGAGTCGGGCAGCTGGCGCATGCCGCTGGGCGTGGCCGCGGCCTATTTCGGCCTGGCCTACCTGGTGGCCGGGCTCACCTACCGCATGGCCTTGCGGCTCAGCGGATCGTGA
- a CDS encoding class II glutamine amidotransferase — protein sequence MCRFLAYRGDSIYLEDLVCRPKHSLVRQSLRAEQSVLVTNGDGFGVGWYGDRDTPGLYRQVTPAWSDENLKALAAHVRSHLFFAHVRAATGGGISLANCHPFTAASFLFMHNGQVGGFGEVHRELEAQLPDTLWHQRRGGTDSELIFLLIVQQLVNGYGPVEATCAVLSDIWGRMKSAGVEAPLRFSAALADGDDVFAFRWASDQQPPTLYHHRAAYGQMVASEPLEGDPQGWDLLEPGQALCLHADGRSSAHALTIR from the coding sequence ATGTGTCGATTCCTGGCTTACCGTGGGGACTCCATCTACCTGGAGGATCTGGTCTGCCGACCCAAGCACTCGCTGGTGCGGCAGAGCCTGCGCGCCGAGCAGTCGGTGCTGGTGACCAATGGCGATGGCTTTGGCGTGGGCTGGTATGGCGACCGCGACACGCCCGGCCTCTACCGCCAGGTGACCCCGGCCTGGAGCGACGAGAACCTCAAAGCGCTGGCCGCCCATGTGCGCTCGCACCTGTTCTTTGCCCATGTGCGGGCGGCTACGGGCGGCGGCATCTCGCTGGCCAACTGCCACCCGTTCACGGCGGCATCCTTTCTCTTCATGCACAACGGTCAGGTCGGCGGCTTTGGCGAGGTGCACCGCGAGCTGGAGGCGCAGCTGCCCGACACCCTATGGCACCAGCGCCGCGGCGGTACGGACTCGGAGCTCATCTTCCTGCTCATCGTGCAGCAACTGGTGAACGGCTATGGCCCGGTGGAGGCCACCTGCGCGGTGCTCAGCGACATCTGGGGCCGCATGAAGAGCGCGGGTGTCGAGGCGCCGCTGCGTTTTTCTGCCGCGCTGGCCGACGGTGACGATGTGTTCGCCTTCCGCTGGGCCAGCGACCAGCAGCCCCCCACGCTGTACCACCACCGCGCGGCCTATGGGCAGATGGTGGCCAGCGAGCCGCTGGAGGGCGACCCGCAGGGCTGGGATTTGCTGGAGCCCGGCCAGGCCCTGTGCCTGCATGCCGATGGGCGCAGCAGCGCCCACGCGCTCACGATCCGCTGA
- the gshB gene encoding glutathione synthase: MDLLFIVDPLDHFKTHKDSSFAMMREAARRGHRLWTCETPRLHWQRGQQVQARGAQRIELSAAALTSTYGTALKDWFAGVESADLALCEVGAVLMRKDPPFDAEFIYATHLLSQAEREGAKVFNKPSALREHPEKLALMEFPEFIAPTLVSRDSAALRAFHAEQRDVIFKPLDGMGGMGIFRVREDGLNLGAILEQLTQYGSQTIMAQRYLPEIVEGDKRVLLIDGVPVSHSLARIPQGGEVRGNLAAGGKGVAMPLTAREREVAEALGPTLAARGLLLVGLDLIGGFLTEINVTSPTCFQEISAQAGLDVAAQYLDALERCC; the protein is encoded by the coding sequence ATGGACCTGCTCTTCATCGTCGATCCGCTCGACCACTTCAAGACCCACAAGGACAGCAGCTTCGCGATGATGCGCGAGGCGGCCCGGCGCGGCCATCGCCTGTGGACCTGTGAGACCCCGCGGCTGCACTGGCAACGCGGCCAGCAAGTGCAGGCGCGCGGCGCACAGCGCATCGAGCTCAGCGCCGCAGCGCTGACCAGCACCTATGGCACCGCCCTGAAGGACTGGTTTGCGGGGGTCGAATCTGCCGACTTGGCCCTGTGCGAAGTGGGCGCCGTGCTGATGCGCAAGGATCCGCCCTTTGACGCCGAGTTCATTTACGCCACCCATCTGCTGAGCCAGGCCGAGCGCGAGGGCGCCAAGGTCTTCAACAAGCCCAGCGCCTTGCGCGAGCACCCCGAAAAGCTCGCGCTGATGGAGTTCCCCGAATTCATCGCGCCCACCCTGGTGAGCCGCGATTCGGCGGCGCTGCGGGCCTTCCATGCCGAGCAGCGTGATGTGATCTTCAAGCCCCTGGACGGCATGGGCGGCATGGGCATCTTCCGCGTGCGCGAGGACGGCCTGAACCTGGGCGCCATCTTGGAGCAACTGACGCAGTACGGCAGTCAGACCATCATGGCGCAGCGCTACCTGCCCGAGATCGTGGAGGGCGACAAGCGCGTGCTCTTGATCGACGGCGTGCCGGTGTCGCACAGCCTCGCGCGCATTCCCCAGGGCGGTGAGGTGCGCGGTAACTTGGCGGCTGGTGGCAAGGGTGTGGCCATGCCGCTGACGGCGCGCGAGCGCGAGGTGGCGGAGGCCTTGGGTCCGACCTTGGCCGCGCGCGGCCTGCTGCTGGTGGGCCTGGACTTGATCGGTGGCTTCCTCACCGAGATCAACGTCACCAGCCCGACCTGCTTCCAGGAGATCAGCGCGCAGGCCGGGCTGGATGTGGCTGCGCAGTACCTGGACGCCCTTGAGCGTTGCTGTTGA